A single region of the Kryptolebias marmoratus isolate JLee-2015 linkage group LG10, ASM164957v2, whole genome shotgun sequence genome encodes:
- the LOC108234980 gene encoding protein ABHD12B isoform X1, producing the protein MWHLKPVPGGLFNWILSSVRVFCASVKTSVLLKTVKTSQSSRLSHRGRRQTSSRGYEASQLNIDLLFPVFHNTHAVRKRALSAHRNKKTGTQRFFEQRMALMKRAVSCLITVYLSVPVFLYLFPWILGHAIFSHLLRFPFSADLGRPQDVLNHTRNFYLSTEEDVSVGVWHTLPVSQWEAATGKTLDWYHETLGDGRPVIIYLHGNAGTRAMSHRVKLVKILSAAGYHVLSLDYRGFGDSTGEPSEAGLTRDALYLYQWVKERSRGTSVCLWGHSLGSGVATNAAIKIQEQGSFVDALILQAPYTRIGEVVVNHPIAKMYKLFSGFETLLWNLLEKNNIIFDNYENLKTLRSPLLILHSEDDRVVPYHMGQKVPCSFAVFGELPAASVAASCAETLGVPCIQLYQVSLQTRTESNSDVPVDMVSYGPTHGVTHSNIHLDPDLSNVVQTFLQKLKQ; encoded by the exons ATGTGGCATTTAAAACCTGTTCCGGGAGGCTTGTTCAACTGGATTTTGTCATCTGTGAGAGTTTTTTGTGCTTCAGTGAAAACTTCAGTCTTGTTGAAAACTGTGAAAACTTCACAGTCTTCCCGTCTGTCTCACCGGGGTCGACGCCAAACAAGCAGCAGAGGCTATGAAGCGTCTCAGCTGAACATTGACCTCCTTTTTCCTGTATTTCACAACACGCATGCTGTCAGAAAGAGAGCTCTGTCCGCTCACAGAAACAAGAAGACAGGAACTCAGCGTTTTTTCGAACAGAGAATGGCTCTAATGAAGAGAGCTGTGTCCTGTCTGATTACTGTCTACCTTTCAGTGCCTGTCTTTCTTTACCTCTTCCCTTGGATACTGGGACATGCCATATTTTCTCACTTAT TGAGGTTCCCATTCTCCGCGGACCTGGGCAGACCTCAGGACGTGCTCAACCACACCCGCAACTTCTACCTCAGCACAGAGGAGGACGTCTCAGTGGGAGTGTG GCATACGCTCCCCGTCAGCCAATGGGAGGCAGCCACTGGGAAAACCCTCGACTGGTACCATGAGACCCTAGGAGACGGGCGTCCTGTTATCATCTATCTCCATGGCAATGCAGGGACCAG gGCGATGAGTCACAGAGTAAAACTGGTGAAG ATTCTGAGTGCTGCAGGGTACCATGTCTTATCTCTGGACTACAGAG gttttgGAGATTCAACAGGAGAACCCAGTGAGGCTGGGCTGACCAGGGACGCCCTCTACCTGTACCAGTGGGTAAAGGAGCGAAGCCGAGGgacttctgtctgtctctggGGACACTCCCTGGGCTCCGG ggtGGCGACCAACGCTGCCATAAAGATCCAAGAGCAAG ggtCTTTCGTTGATGCTTTAATCCTTCAAGCTCCTTACACCAGAATTGGAGAAGTCGTAGTCAACCATCCGATCGCCAAG ATGTACAAGTTGTTTTCGGGGTTTGAGACTTTGCTCTGGAACTTATTGGAAAAGAACAACATAATATTTGACAACTACGAAAA TTTGAAGACCCTGCGCAGCCCGCTTCTGATTCTGCATTCCGAGGACGACAGAGTTGTTCCGTACCACATGGGTCAGAAGGTACCGTGTTCCTTCGCCGTCTTTGGAGAACTTCCTGCAGCGAGCGTAGCTGCATCGTGTGCTGAAACCCTCGGTGTTCCCTGTATCCAGCTGTACCAGGTCTCACTGCAAACCCGGACAGAATCCAACTCGGACGTGCCAGTTGACATGGTCTCCTACGGGCCGACTCATGGAGTCACCCACAGCAACATCCATCTGGACCCCGATTTGTCAAACGTGGTTCA gacATTTCTACAAAAGCTGAAACAGTGA
- the LOC108234980 gene encoding protein ABHD12B isoform X2 → MWHLKPVPGGLFNWILSSVRVFCASVKTSVLLKTVKTSQSSRLSHRGRRQTSSRGYEASQLNIDLLFPVFHNTHAVRKRALSAHRNKKTGTQRFFEQRMALMKRAVSCLITVYLSVPVFLYLFPWILGHAIFSHLLRFPFSADLGRPQDVLNHTRNFYLSTEEDVSVGVWHTLPVSQWEAATGKTLDWYHETLGDGRPVIIYLHGNAGTRAMSHRVKLVKILSAAGYHVLSLDYRGFGDSTGEPSEAGLTRDALYLYQWVKERSRGTSVCLWGHSLGSGVATNAAIKIQEQGSFVDALILQAPYTRIGEVVVNHPIAKMYKLFSGFETLLWNLLEKNNIIFDNYENLKTLRSPLLILHSEDDRVVPYHMGQKLYQVSLQTRTESNSDVPVDMVSYGPTHGVTHSNIHLDPDLSNVVQTFLQKLKQ, encoded by the exons ATGTGGCATTTAAAACCTGTTCCGGGAGGCTTGTTCAACTGGATTTTGTCATCTGTGAGAGTTTTTTGTGCTTCAGTGAAAACTTCAGTCTTGTTGAAAACTGTGAAAACTTCACAGTCTTCCCGTCTGTCTCACCGGGGTCGACGCCAAACAAGCAGCAGAGGCTATGAAGCGTCTCAGCTGAACATTGACCTCCTTTTTCCTGTATTTCACAACACGCATGCTGTCAGAAAGAGAGCTCTGTCCGCTCACAGAAACAAGAAGACAGGAACTCAGCGTTTTTTCGAACAGAGAATGGCTCTAATGAAGAGAGCTGTGTCCTGTCTGATTACTGTCTACCTTTCAGTGCCTGTCTTTCTTTACCTCTTCCCTTGGATACTGGGACATGCCATATTTTCTCACTTAT TGAGGTTCCCATTCTCCGCGGACCTGGGCAGACCTCAGGACGTGCTCAACCACACCCGCAACTTCTACCTCAGCACAGAGGAGGACGTCTCAGTGGGAGTGTG GCATACGCTCCCCGTCAGCCAATGGGAGGCAGCCACTGGGAAAACCCTCGACTGGTACCATGAGACCCTAGGAGACGGGCGTCCTGTTATCATCTATCTCCATGGCAATGCAGGGACCAG gGCGATGAGTCACAGAGTAAAACTGGTGAAG ATTCTGAGTGCTGCAGGGTACCATGTCTTATCTCTGGACTACAGAG gttttgGAGATTCAACAGGAGAACCCAGTGAGGCTGGGCTGACCAGGGACGCCCTCTACCTGTACCAGTGGGTAAAGGAGCGAAGCCGAGGgacttctgtctgtctctggGGACACTCCCTGGGCTCCGG ggtGGCGACCAACGCTGCCATAAAGATCCAAGAGCAAG ggtCTTTCGTTGATGCTTTAATCCTTCAAGCTCCTTACACCAGAATTGGAGAAGTCGTAGTCAACCATCCGATCGCCAAG ATGTACAAGTTGTTTTCGGGGTTTGAGACTTTGCTCTGGAACTTATTGGAAAAGAACAACATAATATTTGACAACTACGAAAA TTTGAAGACCCTGCGCAGCCCGCTTCTGATTCTGCATTCCGAGGACGACAGAGTTGTTCCGTACCACATGGGTCAGAAG CTGTACCAGGTCTCACTGCAAACCCGGACAGAATCCAACTCGGACGTGCCAGTTGACATGGTCTCCTACGGGCCGACTCATGGAGTCACCCACAGCAACATCCATCTGGACCCCGATTTGTCAAACGTGGTTCA gacATTTCTACAAAAGCTGAAACAGTGA